The region GACGCGCGTCGTCAGGCCAACGAGTTGATCGCGGAAGGCAAGGCTGTCGGCGAAACAGTGCGAAAGGACATCGAGGAAAAGGCACGTGCCGAAGCACAGAGCATCGTGGATCGGGCGCTTGCGGAGATCGAGCGCGAGCGGGATGCGGCACTCGATATTCTCCGAAAGGAATCCGTCGAACTCGCGCTTGCGGCGGCCTCACGCCTGATCCAGGAGAATTTTGATCAGGCGAAGGATCGCCAGCTCGTCGAGCGGTATCTGAGTGAGCTCGGGGCCGGTGGGCGAGTAGACACGTGAGAGATGAGACCGTAGCGAAGAATTACGCCGAGGCGCTCTTCGAGCTCGCGGGTCGTAATGATGCGCTGCAGGGGTATGGCGATGCGATTGAGACGATGGCC is a window of Longimicrobiales bacterium DNA encoding:
- the atpF gene encoding F0F1 ATP synthase subunit B, which gives rise to MSRATTAMLALSASVPQVLWAQGGGEGGGGLYDINTGLSAWTLVVFGILVFILGKYAWKPILAAVEAREKGIQAALDGAAARNKEAAGLLAEHKEQLADARRQANELIAEGKAVGETVRKDIEEKARAEAQSIVDRALAEIERERDAALDILRKESVELALAAASRLIQENFDQAKDRQLVERYLSELGAGGRVDT